From one Candidatus Limnocylindria bacterium genomic stretch:
- a CDS encoding ATP-binding protein, whose product MTQTTPPNPEREQTDESLRAERDLADLALGEELAAVDETADAVIDKARARADAVLAEARANTDRQTGRANARASGIVAEERSIEDQAVREERADADESLRVERAEQVALLSAERTETDKDLSSERARSDAALATRDAFLGIVSHDLRNILSGMMGFAGMISRDVSRDDHVDRILTHAKQIQRSGARMNRLIGDLVDVASIEAGVLAVAREPGDPTQVVAEAVAAFQPQAAAKNVALTAEVRPLPSLVTFDPARLLQVLTNLLSNAIKFTPANGHVAVRTDRVGDEVVIAVSDTGVGIPSDQLEAVFARFVQVTKNDQRGVGLGLYISRSIVQGHGGRIWAESKMGEGSTFRVALPIEPDLALAK is encoded by the coding sequence ATGACGCAGACGACGCCCCCAAATCCTGAACGCGAGCAGACCGACGAAAGTCTTCGCGCTGAACGCGATCTGGCGGATCTGGCACTTGGGGAAGAGCTGGCCGCTGTCGACGAGACCGCGGACGCCGTCATCGACAAGGCGCGGGCACGCGCAGACGCCGTGCTCGCCGAAGCACGCGCGAACACCGACCGCCAGACCGGCAGGGCCAACGCGCGAGCGTCGGGGATCGTCGCGGAAGAGAGGTCAATCGAGGACCAGGCCGTCCGCGAAGAGCGAGCGGACGCCGACGAATCTCTCCGGGTAGAACGCGCCGAGCAGGTCGCGCTGCTGTCTGCGGAGCGCACCGAGACCGACAAGGACCTGTCAAGTGAACGCGCTCGATCCGACGCTGCGCTGGCGACCCGCGACGCGTTCCTTGGGATCGTCAGCCACGACCTGCGCAACATCCTGAGTGGCATGATGGGATTCGCCGGGATGATCTCCAGAGATGTCTCGCGGGACGACCACGTTGACCGCATCCTCACACACGCGAAGCAGATCCAGCGATCCGGTGCTCGGATGAACCGCTTGATCGGTGATCTCGTGGACGTGGCAAGCATCGAAGCCGGCGTGCTCGCGGTGGCGCGTGAGCCGGGTGATCCAACGCAGGTTGTCGCGGAAGCGGTCGCCGCGTTCCAGCCCCAGGCTGCGGCGAAGAATGTCGCCCTCACCGCGGAGGTCCGACCCCTGCCGTCGCTCGTGACCTTCGATCCGGCGCGCCTTCTTCAGGTGCTGACGAATCTTCTCAGCAACGCGATCAAGTTCACCCCCGCCAACGGTCACGTCGCCGTCCGCACGGATCGCGTCGGTGATGAGGTCGTGATCGCGGTCAGCGATACAGGCGTGGGGATCCCCAGCGACCAGCTTGAGGCCGTCTTCGCTCGGTTCGTCCAGGTCACGAAGAACGATCAACGCGGTGTGGGCCTGGGTCTTTACATCTCCCGGAGCATCGTGCAGGGCCACGGCGGACGCATCTGGGCGGAGAGCAAGATGGGCGAGGGAAGTACCTTCCGCGTGGCGCTGCCGATCGAGCCGGACCTCGCGCTCGCGAAGTAA